The Puntigrus tetrazona isolate hp1 chromosome 19, ASM1883169v1, whole genome shotgun sequence genome has a segment encoding these proteins:
- the cspg5b gene encoding chondroitin sulfate proteoglycan 5b isoform X4 — MMNSRRTLFSAGWESVVLSSVLLLHVAPLCVNGGSSFISNSTGTNSSDLNGVGFKPALPGEVTSIAQAQVRSRKPRSGEESGSGGETSTSAVDSAERERLIDLTIDGMAARLPTLAEPRTRSLSQLDFSEERIQDSVPRWKRERLQADGTLLDPVTGPPPESTSSQPEEVITVNFYNPSHQQHVLDPPAWVQQLQSGDPTSWTLSDFYDYLSPDYSPTEVYLEESQPTPPDMEDENVPLIASAVPSNTRVITSDDGSGEPSPGASDVLNSGCLYGFVRYNGTCISSCEIFPSYCFNGGQCYVVDGIGAFCRCNIQEYIWNKGSRCESVISDFQVMCIAVGGAAIMLLLLFMIVVFFSKRMHMLKTENRRLRKHSKFRPKSEQHIDNFSLSTVAEGSQANKTMSRYTWEYKPKEDPCSEDCSCKEDPCKCPPKEDESLNNQNSLTPKLENDKAATEDNAEEVNSMQNNMNNV; from the exons gtAGTTCATTTATCAGCAATTCTACTGGCACTAATTCCTCAGACCTGAATGGGGTGGGATTTAAGCCTGCACTTCCGGGTGAAGTCACATCTATTGCCCAGGCCCAAGTTCGTTCTCGAAAACCACGATCTGGAGAAGAGTCAGGCAGCGGTGGAGAAACCTCAACCAGTGCTGTTGATTCAGCTGAAAGGGAACGCCTTATTGATTTGACGATAGATGGCATGGCTGCCCGGCTGCCCACGCTGGCTGAACCCCGGACACGTAGCCTGTCACAGCTGGATTTTAGCGAGGAGAGAATCCAGGACAGCGTCCCGCGttggaagagagagagattacaaGCAGATGGGACTCTGTTAGATCCTGTCACGGGTCCTCCTCCTGAGTCCACCTCTTCTCAACCAGAAGAAGTTATCACGGTCAATTTTTACAACCCTTCTCACCAACAGCATGTTCTCGATCCCCCTGCTTGGGTTCAGCAGCTCCAGAGTGGAGATCCAACCTCCTGGACCCTTTCTGATTTTTATGATTATCTGTCACCTGACTATTCGCCCACTGAAGTTTATCTGGAGGAGAGCCAACCAACACCACCTGACATGGAAGACGAAAATGTTCCTCTCATAGCCAGCGCAGTTCCCTCCAACACTAGAGTTATTACCTCTGATGATGGATCTGGAGAACCTTCACCTGGAGCATCAGATGTGCTCAACTCTGGATGTCTTTATGGATTTGTGCGTTACAACGGCACATGTATCTCATCATGCGAAATCTTCCCCAGTTACTGCTTCAATGGAGGACAGTGCTATGTGGTTGACGGTATTGGTGCTTTTTGCCG GTGTAACATTCAGGAGTACATCTGGAACAAGGGCTCCAGGTGCGAGTCGGTCATTTCAGATTTCCAAGTGATGTGTATAGCAGTGGGCGGAGCCGCCATCATGTTGCTCCTCCTCTTCATGATTGTAGTTTTTTTCTCCAAGAGGATGCACATGCTTAAGACTGAAAACAGACGACTTCGCAAACACAG TAAGTTCCGCCCAAAGTCGGAGCAGCACATCGATAACTTCTCGCTCTCCACCGTCGCAGAGGGCTCTCAGGCAAAT AAAACCATGAGCAGATACACGTGGGAATATAAACCTAAAGAAGATCCCTGCAGTGAG GATTGCTCTTGCAAAGAAGATCCATGCAAATGTCCCCCTAAAGAGGACGAGTCTTTGAACAACCAGAACTCGCTTACGCCAAAACTGGAAAACGACAAGGCCGCCACAGAAGACAATGCGGAGGAGGTAAACTCAATGCAGAACAACATGAACAACGTGTAG